A window of the Arachis duranensis cultivar V14167 chromosome 5, aradu.V14167.gnm2.J7QH, whole genome shotgun sequence genome harbors these coding sequences:
- the LOC107488699 gene encoding uncharacterized mitochondrial protein AtMg00810-like, translating to MWALHDVSLFTKFTLISSTYILVYVDDILVTGTSEAKIASLVSQLNNTFSLKNLGEMHYCLGIEVRRSPSNTIILYQTKYIKDLLQKAYMSAAKPMPTPMISNLKLSTTGDTIFNNLTLYRSIVGGLQYTTVTRPEITYAVNKVAQFL from the coding sequence ATGTGGGCCTTACATGATGTGTCTTTGTTCACTAAGTTCACCCTAATCTCCTCTACTTATATTCTTgtctatgtggatgacatcCTTGTCACAGGAACCTCTGAGGCCAAAATCGCATCCCTTGTGTCACAGCTCAACAACACCTTTTCTCTCAAAAACCTTGGTGAAATGCATTATTGTTTGGGCATTGAAGTCAGGAGAAGCCCTTCTAACACCATCATCCTATACCAAACAAAATACATTAAAGACCTGTTACAAAAAGCTTATATGAGTGCTGCCAAGCCTATGCCTACACCCATGATCTCAAATTTGAAACTTTCTACCACTGGAGATACCATCTTCAATAATCTGACGCTGTATAGATCTATAGTTGGTGGTCTCCAGTATACCACTGTCACAAGACCAGAAATTACCTATGCTGTCAACAAAGTAGCTCAATTCCTCTAA